Proteins encoded by one window of Crassostrea angulata isolate pt1a10 chromosome 9, ASM2561291v2, whole genome shotgun sequence:
- the LOC128164196 gene encoding EGF domain-specific O-linked N-acetylglucosamine transferase-like: MYYIRRKTSSILLCLVVVYIILFIYIIIYSDDFLYNQNVVSEMWLHSASDNYCFPSASAHAQQPLLFKFFYACDKEIVFFDKMFAVVSNVLFESFIRPQNQTPTSQPLTKFDLRSLSTHCAGVVDITGLHLKEPILTWVKQMKLTERFNDNEIAPVHRDIGLLLSRHDEGNLYHAMTQMYNIVIAKLLLGISPNRSVVGIFADDYGSHTILQELWDSFIQETLPLSGESHRKFYFDKLIMINSGYEGYLNHHRLSKLPFVGEFKQYFKSLFGACSQRKLDCSSINIRVILRQDGMYRNGTTKVTERKFYNERNLLKEIQKSFPSHSVKGLRLENYPMKKQLLFISKTDFLIGVHGAGMTFALFLPEHAGVLELFPLYRDTGNVHYRTISKWRNLHYRAWQNFKTENEFPNFQTNFPVRVIAYYIQEFLNSRCKRHSMS, encoded by the coding sequence ATGTATTATATTAGGAGGAAAACTTCGTCTATTCTTCTGTGTCTGGTTGTGGTATacataattttattcatttatatcatCATTTATTCGGATGATTTTCTGTACAATCAAAATGTCGTGAGTGAAATGTGGTTACATTCAGCTTCAGACAATTACTGCTTCCCAAGTGCTTCCGCTCATGCGCAGCAACCACTTTTGTTCAAATTCTTTTACGCCTGTGATAAGGAGATCGTCTTTTTCGACAAGATGTTTGCGGTGGTTAGTAATGTTTTGTTCGAATCTTTCATCCGACCCCAAAACCAAACCCCTACATCGCAACCTTTAACCAAATTTGATTTAAGATCCCTTTCGACACATTGCGCAGGCGTAGTGGATATAACGGGACTACATCTCAAGGAGCCGATTTTGACCTGGGTTAAACAAATGAAACTAACTGAGAGGTTCAATGACAATGAAATAGCCCCGGTTCATAGAGATATCGGATTATTGTTATCACGACACGACGAAGGGAACTTGTACCATGCGATGACCCAAATGTACAATATTGTGATAGCTAAGCTTCTTCTAGGGATATCGCCAAACAGAAGCGTTGTTGGTATTTTTGCCGATGATTATGGGAGTCATACGATTCTACAAGAATTATGGGATAGCTTTATTCAAGAGACCCTGCCACTATCGGGAGAGAGTcatagaaaattttattttgataaacttaTAATGATTAATTCAGGTTATGAAGGTTACCTTAACCATCATCGCTTATCCAAACTTCCGTTCGTCGGTGagttcaaacaatattttaaaagtttgttcGGCGCATGTAGCCAAAGAAAACTGGACTGTTCTAGCATTAATATCCGGGTAATTCTGAGACAGGACGGAATGTATAGAAATGGAACAACCAAAGTTACAGAGCGAAAATTTTACAACGAAAGGAACTTGTTGAAGGAAATTCAAAAGTCTTTTCCGAGTCACAGTGTGAAAGGCTTAAGACTTGAAAATTATCCAATGAAAAAAcagcttttatttatttcaaaaacagatTTTCTGATTGGAGTACACGGAGCTGGAATGACCTTTGCCCTTTTTCTACCGGAACACGCAGGAGTGCTCGAGCTGTTTCCTTTATATAGAGATACCGGAAATGTTCATTATAGAACTATTTCAAAATGGCGGAACCTGCATTACCGAGCttggcaaaattttaaaacggaAAATGAATTTCCAAACTTTCAAACTAATTTTCCTGTTCGAGTGATTGCGTATTATATTCAGGAGTTTCTTAATTCTAGATGTAAACGTCACTCGATGAGCTAA